From the Mangifera indica cultivar Alphonso chromosome 10, CATAS_Mindica_2.1, whole genome shotgun sequence genome, one window contains:
- the LOC123227480 gene encoding proline iminopeptidase-like isoform X1, producing the protein MSLLGFGSKIFTSNTCYTSVLPLISSPSFSSRLHFHHKLTLSGRRNLVTRTQNLGYKSEPNLVDLMESEKELPQVNRNLYPHIEPYSTGFLKVSDIHTIYWEQSGNPNGHPVVFLHGGPGGGTAPSNRRFFDPEFYRIILFDQRGAGKSKPHACLVENTTWDLINDIEKLRQHLEIPEWQVFGGSWGSTLSLAYSQSHPDKVTGMVLRGIFLLRKKEIDWFYEGGAAAIYPDAWEPFRDLIPENERDSFVDAYSKRLNSDDKEIQFAAARAWTKWEMMTAHLLPNEENIKRGDDDYFSLAFARIENHYFVNKGFFPADSFLLDNVDKMRHINTTIVQGRYDCCCPLMSAWDLHKAWPEAELKIVPDAGHSANEPGIAAELVAATEKLKNIVKNGH; encoded by the exons ATGAGTTTACTAGGTTTTGGTTCTAAAATCTTCACTTCAAATACTTGTTATACTTCTGTGCTTCCTCTCATTTCCTCTCCTTCATTTTCATCTCGTCTCCATTTCCATCACAAACTCACTCTCTCAG GGAGGAGGAATTTAGTCACACGCACTCAAAATCTTGGTTATAAGAGTGAGCCAAATCTTGTTGACTTAATGGAATCAGAGAAGGAATTACCGCAAGTGAATAGAAATCTTTATCCCCATATAGAGCCATATAGTACCGGCTTTTTGAAGGTTTCTGATATTCACACAATCTACTGGGAGCAGTCAGGAAATCCGAATGGGCAT CCAGTTGTCTTTCTTCATGGAGGTCCAGGAGGAGGTACTGCACCAAGTAACCGAAGATTCTTTGATCCTGAATTTTACCGCATCATTCTATTTGATCAG AGAGGTGCAGGAAAAAGTAAACCCCATGCCTGCTTGGTTGAAAACACCACATGGGACCTCATTAATGACATTGAAAAGCTGAGACAACATTTGGAAATTCCAGAGTGGCAG GTGTTTGGTGGGTCATGGGGAAGTACACTTTCTCTTGCATACAGTCAATCACACCCTGACAAG GTCACTGGCATGGTCCTTCGAGGGATATTTCTTTTGCGAAAGAAAGAGATTGATTGGTTCTATGAGGGAGGTGCTGCTGCTATATATCCAGATG CTTGGGAGCCATTTAGAGACCTCATTCCAGAAAATGAGAGGGATTCATTTGTAGATGCCTACAGCAAAAGACTCAATTCTGATGATAAGGAGATCCAA TTTGCAGCTGCTAGAGCTTGGACCAAATGGGAAATGATGACTGCCCATCTTCTCCCAAATGAAGAAAACATCAAGAGAGGCGatgatgattatttttcattg GCTTTTGCACGGATTGAAAATCACTATTTTGTGAACAAAGGCTTTTTCCCTGCCGATTCTTTCCTTCTAGATAATGTTGATAAGATGAGACATATAAACACTACAATTGTGCAG GGAAGATATGATTGTTGTTGCCCTTTGATGTCAGCTTGGGATCTTCATAAGGCATGGCCAGAGGCAGAGTTAAAG ATTGTTCCAGATGCAGGACACTCGGCTAATGAGCCTGGAATTGCTGCAGAACTTGTGGCTGCGACTGAGAAGCTGAAAAATATTGTCAAGAATGGACATTGA
- the LOC123227480 gene encoding proline iminopeptidase-like isoform X2 has protein sequence MESEKELPQVNRNLYPHIEPYSTGFLKVSDIHTIYWEQSGNPNGHPVVFLHGGPGGGTAPSNRRFFDPEFYRIILFDQRGAGKSKPHACLVENTTWDLINDIEKLRQHLEIPEWQVFGGSWGSTLSLAYSQSHPDKVTGMVLRGIFLLRKKEIDWFYEGGAAAIYPDAWEPFRDLIPENERDSFVDAYSKRLNSDDKEIQFAAARAWTKWEMMTAHLLPNEENIKRGDDDYFSLAFARIENHYFVNKGFFPADSFLLDNVDKMRHINTTIVQGRYDCCCPLMSAWDLHKAWPEAELKIVPDAGHSANEPGIAAELVAATEKLKNIVKNGH, from the exons ATGGAATCAGAGAAGGAATTACCGCAAGTGAATAGAAATCTTTATCCCCATATAGAGCCATATAGTACCGGCTTTTTGAAGGTTTCTGATATTCACACAATCTACTGGGAGCAGTCAGGAAATCCGAATGGGCAT CCAGTTGTCTTTCTTCATGGAGGTCCAGGAGGAGGTACTGCACCAAGTAACCGAAGATTCTTTGATCCTGAATTTTACCGCATCATTCTATTTGATCAG AGAGGTGCAGGAAAAAGTAAACCCCATGCCTGCTTGGTTGAAAACACCACATGGGACCTCATTAATGACATTGAAAAGCTGAGACAACATTTGGAAATTCCAGAGTGGCAG GTGTTTGGTGGGTCATGGGGAAGTACACTTTCTCTTGCATACAGTCAATCACACCCTGACAAG GTCACTGGCATGGTCCTTCGAGGGATATTTCTTTTGCGAAAGAAAGAGATTGATTGGTTCTATGAGGGAGGTGCTGCTGCTATATATCCAGATG CTTGGGAGCCATTTAGAGACCTCATTCCAGAAAATGAGAGGGATTCATTTGTAGATGCCTACAGCAAAAGACTCAATTCTGATGATAAGGAGATCCAA TTTGCAGCTGCTAGAGCTTGGACCAAATGGGAAATGATGACTGCCCATCTTCTCCCAAATGAAGAAAACATCAAGAGAGGCGatgatgattatttttcattg GCTTTTGCACGGATTGAAAATCACTATTTTGTGAACAAAGGCTTTTTCCCTGCCGATTCTTTCCTTCTAGATAATGTTGATAAGATGAGACATATAAACACTACAATTGTGCAG GGAAGATATGATTGTTGTTGCCCTTTGATGTCAGCTTGGGATCTTCATAAGGCATGGCCAGAGGCAGAGTTAAAG ATTGTTCCAGATGCAGGACACTCGGCTAATGAGCCTGGAATTGCTGCAGAACTTGTGGCTGCGACTGAGAAGCTGAAAAATATTGTCAAGAATGGACATTGA
- the LOC123227487 gene encoding uncharacterized protein LOC123227487 produces the protein MEDHTFVIGQEFPDVKAFRNAIKEAAIAQHFELRIIKSDLIRYFAKCATEGCPWRIRAVKLPNTPTFVIRSLEGTHTCGKNAQNGHHQASVDWIVSFIEERLRDNINYKPKDILHDIHKQYGITIPYKQAWRAKERGLAAIYGSSEEGYCLLPSYCEQIKKTNPGSIAEVFTTGADNRFQRLFVSFYASIYGFLNGCLPIVSVGGIQLKSKYLGTLLSATSFDADGGLFPVAFGVVDAESDECWMWFLSELHKALEMNAETMPRLTFISDGQKGIADAIRRRFPNSSQALCMRHLSESVGKEFKNSRLVHVIWKAANATTTLAFKDRMAEIEDISSEAAKWIQQFPPSRWALVHFEGTRYGRLSSNIEEFNKWILEARELPIIQVIERIHCKLITEFVARRINSNSWYSVLAPSAEKHMIEAINHASTYQVLRSDEVEFEVLSAERSEIVNIGTHCCSCRDWQLYGIPCSHAVAALISCRKDVYAFTEKCFTVASYRETYAEEIHPIPAKIGWRKIGEVSDDDTQVVRPPKFRRPPGRPEKKRICVEDLNREKHTVHCSRCNQTGHYKTTCKAEIMNSIEQF, from the coding sequence ATGGAGGACCATACTTTTGTTATTGGGCAAGAATTTCCTGATGTAAAGGCCTTCAGGAATGCAATCAAAGAAGCTGCCATTGCGCAACACTTTGAGCTTCGTATTATAAAAAGTGACCTGATTCGGTACTTTGCAAAGTGTGCCACGGAAGGTTGCCCATGGCGCATTCGTGCAGTCAAGCTCCCTAATACCCCAACTTTTGTAATAAGAAGCCTTGAAGGAACACACACTTGTGGGAAGAATGCACAAAATGGACATCATCAAGCTTCTGTGGATTGGATTGTCAGTTTTATAGAGGAAAGATTACgagataatattaattacaagCCAAAGGATATATTGCATGACATTCATAAACAGTATGGGATTACGATACCATATAAGCAAGCTTGGCGTGCAAAGGAAAGGGGGCTTGCTGCGATTTATGGTTCTTCTGAAGAAGGATATTGCCTACTTCCATCATACTGTgagcaaataaagaaaaccaaTCCTGGAAGCATTGCCGAGGTTTTCACTACTGGTGCAGACAATCGCTTCCAGCGGctctttgtttcattttatgCGTCAATATATGGCTTCCTGAATGGATGCCTGCCCATTGTCAGCGTTGGTGGAATCCAGCTTAAAAGCAAATATCTTGGTACCTTACTTTCAGCCACTTCTTTTGATGCTGATGGTGGGTTGTTTCCAGTTGCATTTGGTGTTGTTGATGCAGAAAGCGACGAGTGCTGGATGTGGTTCTTGTCAGAATTACATAAGGCTTTAGAGATGAATGCTGAGACTATGCCACGGCTCACTTTTATATCAGATGGACAGAAAGGCATTGCAGATGCAATAAGGAGAAGGTTTCCAAATTCTTCTCAAGCACTTTGTATGCGCCACTTGAGTGAAAGTGTTGGCAAAGAGTTCAAGAACTCGAGGCTTGTGCATGTTATTTGGAAAGCTGCAAATGCTACCACTACTCTTGCTTTTAAAGATAGAATGGCTGAAATAGAAGATATTTCTTCTGAAGCTGCAAAGTGGATACAACAATTTCCTCCTTCCCGTTGGGCGTTAGTACATTTTGAAGGGACACGGTATGGCCGACTCTCTTCAAATATTGAGGAATTTAATAAGTGGATTCTTGAAGCTCGGGAATTGCCCATAATCCAAGTGATTGAGCGAATTCACTGTAAACTAATTACTGAATTTGTGGCCCGGCGTATTAACAGCAATTCTTGGTATTCTGTACTTGCCCCATCTGCTGAAAAGCATATGATAGAAGCCATTAACCATGCCTCGACATATCAGGTCCTTAGATCAGATGAAGTAGAATTTGAAGTTTTATCAGCTGAGAGATCAGAGATTGTGAACATTGGAACTCATTGTTGCTCCTGTCGTGATTGGCAGCTTTATGGAATACCTTGTTCTCATGCTGTTGCAGCACTCATCTCATGTCGAAAAGATGTATATGCCTTTACAGAGAAATGTTTTACCGTTGCCAGTTACCGAGAAACATATGCAGAAGAAATTCATCCCATCCCTGCAAAAATTGGATGGAGAAAGATTGGTGAGGTCTCAGATGATGACACTCAGGTTGTGCGACCTCCCAAGTTTCGTCGACCCCCAGGACGTCCTGAAAAGAAACGAATCTGTGTCGAGGATCTTAACCGTGAAAAACATACAGTGCATTGCAGTCGGTGTAACCAAACTGGACATTACAAGACAACTTGCAAGGCAGAGATCATGAATAGTATTGAACAATTTTAG
- the LOC123227488 gene encoding LL-diaminopimelate aminotransferase, chloroplastic-like yields the protein MSLTYNLSSSAISSSSSAFLAPTRIASRPQNVSLQAKRINVYKCVATPQEEKIAYKTKVLRNANIAKLQAGYLFPEIARRKAAHMLRYPDAQVISLGIGDTTEPIPEVITSAMAKRSYALSTIEGYSGYGAEQGEKPLRSAIASAFYKDLGIEEDDIFVSDGAKCDISRLQVVFGSHVTMAVQDPSYPAYVDSSVIMGQTGEFEKNEEKYGKIEYMRCSPENGFFPDLSTVGRTDIIFFCSPNNPTGAVATREQLTRLVQFAKDNGSIIVYDSAYAMYISDDKPRSIFEIPGAKEVAIETASFSKYAGFTGVRLGWTVIPKQLLFSDGSPVAQDFNRIVCTCFNGASNISQAGGLACLSPEGLGAMQEVIGFYKENTEIIVDTFTSLGFNVYGGKNAPYVWVHFPGRSSWDVFSEILEKTHVVTTPGSGFGPGGEGFVRVSAFGHRVNILEACKRFKQLYK from the exons ATGTCACTAACGTACAATCTCTCTTCTTCAGcgatctcttcttcttcctctgctTTTCTGGCTCCAACTAGAATCGCTTCCAG ACCGCAGAACGTTTCGCTTCAAGCTAAACGCATTAATGTTTACAAATGTGTTGCGACACCTCAAGAGGAGAAAATTG CTTACAAGACAAAGGTTTTGCGCAATGCAAATATAGCCAAACTTCAAGCTGGTTACCTGTTTCCTGAG ATTGCTCGAAGAAAGGCTGCACACATGCTGAGATATCCAGATGCACAAGTGATAAGCCTTGGAATTGGTGATACTACTGAGCCCATTCCGGAAGTTATTACTTCTGCAATGGCAAAG AGGTCTTATGCACTGTCTACCATAGAGGGTTACAGTGGTTATGGAGCTGAACAAGGTGAAAAA CCATTGAGATCTGCAATTGCTTCAGCATTTTACAAGGACCTTGGCATAGAGGaagatgatatatttgtttcaGATGGTGCAAAATGTGACATATCTCGGCTTCAG GTTGTTTTTGGTTCTCATGTTACTATGGCGGTTCAAGATCCATCATACCCG GCATACGTAGACTCAAGTGTCATTATGGGCCAGACTGGAGAGTTCGAAAAGAATGAGGAGAAATATGGAAAAATTGAATACATGAGGTGTTCGCCAGAGAATGGTTTCTTTCCTGATTTGTCAACTGTTGGGCGAACAGATATCATATTCTTTTGTTCACCAAATAATCCTACCGGTGCTGTTGCAACAAGGGAACAGCTGACCCGATTGGTTCAGTTTGCTAAGGACAATGGGTCAATCATTGTCTATGACTCTGCATATGCCATGTATATATCAGATGATAAGCCACGTTCAATCTTTGAAATTCCAGGGGCGAAAGAG GTTGCAATTGAGACTGCTTCCTTTAGCAAGTATGCTGGATTCACTGGAGTCCGACTGGGTTGGACTGTGATTCCCAAACAGCTTTTGTTTTCTGATGGATCTCCTGTTGCCCAGGACTTCAATCGAATTGTTTGTACTTGCTTCAATGGTGCATCCAATATCTCTCAAGCTGGTGGCTTAGCTTGTCTTTCACCAGAAGGCCTTGGG GCTATGCAAGAGGTGATTGGCTTCTACAAAGAAAATACTGAAATCATTGTGGATACCTTTACTTCACTCGGCTTTAATGTATATGGAGGGAAGAATGCACCATACGTGTGGGTTCATTTCCCCGGTAGAAGCTCTTGGGATGTGTTCAGTGAGATTCTTGAGAAAACTCATGTGGTTACCACACCTGGTAGTGGTTTTGGACCTGGTGGTGAAGGCTTTGTCAGGGTTAGTGCCTTCGGCCACAGAGTGAATATCTTAGAAGCCTGCAAAAGGTTCAAGCAGTTGTACAAGTGA
- the LOC123227585 gene encoding uncharacterized protein LOC123227585 → MDLETENRIAAILLKEAAELRRQAEKEGVQAYLWQPKVRGRPNSRFLSATVLGVQQANRAVEVNEMWRVRQKELELNDRLKGRSKDDRSNKSHRGIVNSSGSSNKRHAIDDDSTTASCSSSKRLCENNYSSEDEGLRDEEVEEFLHSRIKRGRGAVGSRMDETGPYLPPSPDSNEKLSMGSDVWQHRVLGPEKPSSLRTCASSDEESDKDQRKKTKMEHSDRSSKKHSKKHKSKQKKHRHKKKRKEGKKSKHHK, encoded by the exons ATGGATCTTGAGACTGAGAACAGAATAGCTGCAATCCTTTTGAAGGAAGCAGCAGAATTACGGCGACAAGCTGAGAAGGAAGGTGTGCAGGCTTATCTCTGGCAGCCTAAAGTGAGGGGTCGGCCAAATTCACGTTTCCTCAGTGCAACTGTTCTTGGGGTGCAACAAG CTAATCGAGCCGTTGAAGTAAATGAGATGTGGCGAGTCCGGCAAAAAGAGCTAGAGCTAAATGATAGGCTTAAAGGGAGATCCAAAGATGATAGGAGCAACAAGAGCCATAGGGGCATTGTTAACTCATCTGGAAGCTCAAATAAGAGGCATGCCATTGATGATGACAGCACCACTGCTTCATGCTCATCAAGCAAAAGATTATGTGAGAATAACTATTCTAGCGAAGATGAAGGTTTAAGGGATGAAGAGGTTGAGGAATTTCTGCATTCTAG GATCAAGCGTGGTCGAGGTGCTGTTGGTTCAAGGATGGACGAAACAGGTCCTTATCTTCCTCCTTCTCCAGACTCCAATGAGAAGCTTTCAATGGGCTCTGATGTATGGCAACATCGAGTTCTTGGTCCTGAGAAGCCTTCTTCATTGAGAACTTGTGCATCTTCTGATGAGGAATCTGACAAGGATCAGCGAAAGAAGACAAAGATGGAACATTCAGATAGATCAAGCAAGAAGCATTCTAAGAAGCacaaatctaaacaaaaaaagCATAGGcacaagaaaaagagaaaggaagggaaaaaaAGTAAACATCACAAGTGA